One segment of Manihot esculenta cultivar AM560-2 chromosome 4, M.esculenta_v8, whole genome shotgun sequence DNA contains the following:
- the LOC110612991 gene encoding omega-hydroxypalmitate O-feruloyl transferase, which yields MVVEVEKVAAMENSNGNAFQLTVKQGEPTLVAPEKETEKGLYFLSNLDQNIAVIVRTVYCFKSDEKGNENAAEVIKSALEKVLVHYYPLAGRLTISSEGKLIINCTGEGAVFVEAEANCGLEDIGDITKPDPDTLGKLVYDIPDAKNILQMPPLVAQVTKFKCGGFVLGLCMNHCMFDGIGAMEFVNSWGETARGLPLSVPPFTDRSILKSRNPPKIEYLHQEFAEIEDKSNTNSLYKADEMLYNSFCFNPEMLERIKTKAMEDGALEKCTTFEALSAFVWRARTKALKLLPDQQTKLLFAVDGRPKFNPPLPKGYFGNGIVLTNSMSQADELLEKPLSRAVGLVQDAIKMVTDSYMRSAIDYFEVTRARPSLASTLLITTWSRLSFHTTDFGWGEPILSGPVALPEKEVILFLSHGKERKSINVLLGLPASAMKIFQELMQI from the exons ATG GTTGTGGAGGTTGAGAAGGTTGCAGCAATGGAGAACTCAAACGGCAATGCGTTTCAACTCACTGTGAAACAAGGAGAGCCAACTCTGGTTGCTCCAGAAAAGGAGACAGAGAAAGGTCTCTATTTTCTGTCAAATCTTGATCAAAACATTGCAGTGATTGTCCGAACAGTCTACTGCTTCAAGTCAGATGAGAAAGGGAATGAAAATGCTGCAGAAGTTATCAAGAGTGCCTTGGAAAAAGTTCTTGTTCATTACTATCCTCTTGCAGGGAGGCTCACAATAAGCTCCGAGGGAAAGCTTATTATAAATTGCACTGGAGAAGGTGCTGTTTTCGTTGAAGCTGAAGCGAACTGTGGATTGGAAGACATTGGAGACATTACAAAACCTGATCCAGACACTCTTGGGAAGCTTGTTTATGACATTCCTGATGCAAAGAACATTCTGCAGATGCCTCCTCTCGTGGCTCAG GTGACGAAGTTCAAATGTGGAGGATTTGTTCTTGGATTGTGCATGAATCATTGCATGTTTGATGGAATTGGTGCAATGGAGTTTGTAAACTCATGGGGCGAAACAGCTAGAGGCTTACCACTTTCTGTCCCTCCATTTACAGACAGAAGCATTCTTAAATCCAGGAACCCACCAAAGATAGAGTATCTTCATCAAGAATTTGCAGAAATAGAAGACAAATCCAACACCAACAGCCTTTACAAAGCTGATGAAATGCTCTACAATTCCTTCTGTTTCAATCCTGAAATGCTTGAAAGAATCAAAACCAAAGCTATGGAAGATGGAGCTCTTGAAAAGTGCACTACTTTTGAAGCTCTCTCAGCATTTGTGTGGAGAGCTCGAACCAAGGCACTCAAGTTGCTGCCTGATCAACAAACAAAGCTTCTATTTGCTGTTGATGGGAGGCCAAAATTCAATCCACCATTGCCAAAAGGGTACTTTGGAAATGGAATAGTGCTGACAAATTCTATGAGCCAAGCAGACGAACTGCTGGAGAAGCCATTGTCACGTGCAGTTGGGCTTGTTCAGGATGCAATTAAAATGGTTACAGATTCATACATGAGATCTGCCATTGATTATTTTGAAGTGACAAGAGCGAGGCCTTCATTGGCGTCTACTCTGCTGATAACAACTTGGTCAAGGCTGTCGTTTCACACTACAGATTTTGGTTGGGGAGAGCCGATTCTGTCAGGGCCTGTGGCTTTGCCGGAGAAGGAAGTGATCCTGTTTTTATCACATGGTAAAGAGAGAAAAAGCATAAATGTGCTTCTGGGATTGCCGGCTTCTGCCATGAAAATCTTCCAAGAATTGATGCAGATATGA